In Tachysurus fulvidraco isolate hzauxx_2018 chromosome 1, HZAU_PFXX_2.0, whole genome shotgun sequence, a single window of DNA contains:
- the LOC113663221 gene encoding leishmanolysin-like peptidase 2: MDRIKVIDKPQPIRIKTWTPTESPVLSQWETERLEAAVSDAISAVAKLIAVQRVSRKLLLNRDINKFCRFIWRNRTSTNFNKCGRASDNYQTESCLGVTIPDDHLSGCVVYPHPDEPDLKVIKADGAGLPDTDVLLYVKAQNSDKCRADSSLLAYSAHCQSDSVGRPVAGVLVICREPLSMERFSHEYMVQTVIHELFHVLGFSKELFSKWKGRSLSSQMVMDSSHGQVIYTDESGQMRLYTPNVNKALQTHLNSTHTELGAPLENQDADSHGFSSHWEARVLQGSIMTAMLAEPTLVRIDVITLSAFQDTGWYSVNLSQAQTLLWGENEGTFFGSVSTCKRSSSFFCTGSGSGCHYLHLHKGVCQSDDYLEGCRIYKPLANGSECWKEENETGSGPEVWTGEIFHSDSRCFLSNIIREDNFSFNASLSGRCYRHRCTERNRYQIQVMGSDWLDCPPGKSIQVFGYRGEVFCPDKRLCHYYDIVPPTLLHKPLPSLLLVTAAPTRDQSLTGLRFDTAFPFSEMRVKTVVGVSAVLFFMGLLKTVYRKCGPSRLRVHALVHSPLQV; this comes from the exons ATGGACAGGATTAAAGTTATTGATAAACCACAGCCAATTAGGATTAAGACATGGACTCCTACAGAAAGCCCCGTCCTCTCACAGTGGGAAACAGAGAGGCTGGAAGCAGCTGTCAGTGATGCAATCAGCGCTGTGGCCAAATTAATCGCAg TACAGAGGGTCAGCAGGAAGCTGCTGCTGAACAGAGATATCAACAAATTCTGCCGCTTTATCTGGAGGAACCGCACCTCTACTAACTTCAACAA GTGTGGCAGAGCGAGTGATAACTATCAGACTGAGAGCTGTCTGGGTGTGACT ATCCCAGATGACCACCTGAGTGGCTGTGTTGTCTACCCTCATCCTGACGAACCAGACCTGAAGGTGATAAAAGCAGATGGGGCGGGACTTCCAGACACAGATGTCCTACTTTATGTGAAAGCTCAAAACTCTGATAAATGCAGAGCTGAT TCTAGCCTGCTGGCCTATTCAGCTCATTGTCAGAGCGACTCAGTGGGGCGACCGGTGGCTGGTGTTTTGGTCATCTGCAGGGAGCCACTCAGCATGGAGCGATTCAGTCATGAATACATGGTGCAG ACCGTGATCCATGAGTTGTTTCATGTGCTGGGTTTCAGTAAAGAACTCTTCAGCAAGTGGAAAGGCCGCTCCCTCTCATCCCAGA tggtcATGGACTCCTCTCATGGTCAGGTGATTTACACTGATGAGTCAGGACAGATGAGGCTCTACACTCCTAATGTGAATAAAGCTCTACAAACACAcctcaacagcacacacactgaactaGGAGCTCCATTAGAAAATCAG gatgcTGATTCTCATGGTTTTTCCTCACACTGGGAGGCTCGGGTTCTACAGGGCTCCATTATGACAGCCATGTTAGCAGAACCGACTTTGGTCCGGATCGATGTGATCACTCTATCTGCTTTCCAGGACACGGGCTGGTACTCGGTCAATCTTAGCCAAGCCCAGACCTTGCTTTGGGGAGAGA ATGAAGGAACTTTCTTTGGGTCTGTTTCCACCTGTAAGCGTTCCTCATCCTTCTTCTGTACTGGCAG TGGATCTGGTTGTCATTATCTTCACCTCCACAAGGGGGTGTGCCAGAGTGATGATTATCTGGAAGGCTGTAGAATTTATAAGCCTTTAGCCAATGGT AGTGAATGCTGGAAAGAAGAGAATGAGACAGGAAGTGGACCAGAGGTGTGGACTGGAGAGATTTTTCACTCAGACAGCCGTTGTTTTCTCTCAAACATTATCAGAGAG GATAATTTCTCCTTCAACGCCTCTTTATCAGGCCGTTGTTACAGGCACAGGTGCACTGAAAGGAACAGGTACCAGATTCAGGTGAtgggttctgattggctggactGTCCACCTGGGAAGAGCATCCAG GTGTTTGGATATCGGGGTGAAGTTTTCTGCCCTGACAAACGATTATGTCATTACTATGATATAGTTCCTCCCACTTTACTACACAAGCCCTTGCCCTCACTTCTGCTAGTCACTGCAGCCCCAACCAG GGATCAGTCTCTCACTGGCCTGAGGTTTGACACCGCTTTTCCCTTTTCAGAGATGAGAGTAAAGACAGTGGTGGGTGTCAGTGCTGTGCTCTTTTTCATGGGCTTGCTCAAGACAGTCTATAGGAAATGTGGCCCATCCAGGCTCCGAGTGCACGCCCTCGTACATTCACCACTGCAGGTGTAG
- the LOC113663170 gene encoding E3 ubiquitin-protein ligase TRIM39-like: MASYSSLLSEDQLLCSICLDVFTDPVTTPCGHNFCKNCLAGYWDSSDHYQCPLCNKAFKMRPDMSINTLISVTAAQFKQSVKINTADKNACTSSKMLCDACTGVKLSSVKSCLNCGASYCKAHLQPHRTIQNLKKHKLINPVENLEDYICQKHERALELFCRDDQTCVCQFCTETDHKNHNTVPIEEANDELKACLMKTQTEVQQMIQNRLEKTEEIERSLLLSKKSTEEEISQGTEVFTALIRSIERSQAELLEVMEEKQKAAERQAEGLIKELKQEISVLKRRDTELEQLSHTEEHLHLLQIYSSMCSPPHTKNWTGISINTDLSRKTLRKSLSDLRKELNNEMDKKKEKLDREKKDCDLHRIWLFLYVLLLLVPFLIPATKAFWIRVYAVDVTLDPDTAYPYLILSEDGKQVRIGQRSWKFVPYSQKRFMYDPHVLAKQGFNSGRFYYEVQVRGKTEWDLGVARMSISRQWKFFPKHNDRTWAMIKRNGKDYQACAGSCVGLPRGEEMEVVGVFVDYEEGLVSFYDAKARSLIYSITGQSFTEKLYPFFSPGLNFNYENSAPMIISEVNEYLILLRKCFSMGDTVA, encoded by the exons ATGGCTTCCTACAGCAGTCTCCTGTCTGAAGATCAGTTGCTGTGTTCGATCTGTCTGGATGTGTTCACTGATCCAGTCACCACTCCATGTGGACACAACTTCTGCAAAAATTGTCTTGCAGGATATTGGGATAGCAGTGACCACTATCAGTGTCCACTGTGTAACAAGGCTTTTAAGATGAGACCAGATATGTCCATTAACACTTTGATATCAGTAACAGCTGCTCAGTTTAAACAAtcagttaaaataaatactgcagaTAAAAATGCCTGTACATCAAGTAAGATGTTATGTGATGCCTGCACTGGTGTCAAACTGAGTTCTGTGAAGTCATGCCTTAATTGTGGGGCATCCTACTGTAAGGCTCACCTACAGCCTCATAGGACTATACAAAATCTGAAGaaacacaaactaataaaccctgtggagaacctggaggactACATATGCCAGAAACATGAGAGAGCTCTGGAGCTGTTCTGTAGAGATgatcagacgtgtgtgtgtcagttctgtACTGAGACAGACCACAAGAATCACAACACTGTTCCTATAGAGGAGGCAAATGATGAATTGAAG GCTTGCTTGATGAAAACACAAACGGAAGTACAACAAATGATCCAGAATAGGTTAGAGAAGACTGAAGAGATTGAGCGTTCGCTGCTGCTCAGCAAA AAAAGCACAGAGGAAGAGATTTCACAAGGTACTGAAgtcttcactgctctgattCGCTCCATTGAGAGAAGTCAGGCTGAGCTGCTGGAGGTgatggaggagaagcagaaagcagcagagagGCAGGCTGAAGGACTCATTAAAGAGCTGAAGCAGGAAATCAGTGTGCTAAAGAGGAGAGacactgagctggagcagctctcacacactgaggagCATCTCCACCTCCTACAG ATTTACTCCTCCATGTGCAGCCCTCCACACACCAAGAACTGGACTGGGATCAGTATTAACACTGATCTGAGTAGGAAGACCCTGAGAAAATCTCTGTCCGATCTTCGCAAAGAGCTCAACaatgaaatggataaaaaaaaggaaaaattag ACCgggaaaaaaaagactgtg ATTTACACAGGATATGGCTGTTTCTTTACGTACTGCTACTGCTAGTGCCTTTCCTCATACCAGCGACTAAAGCATTCTGGATTCGGGTTTATGCAG TGGATGTAACACTGGATCCTGATACAGCATATCCGTATCTCATCTTGTCTGAAGACGGAAAACAAGTGAGGATCGGACAACGCTCGTGGAAATTTGTCCCATACAGCCAAAAAAGATTTATGTACGATCCACATGTTTTAGCAAAACAGGGTTTTAACTCTGGgagattttattatgaggtgCAGGTCAGGGGGAAAACTGAGTGGGATTTAGGAGTAGCCAGAATGTCTATTAGCAGGCAATGGAAGTTTTTTCCGAAGCACAATGATAGGACCTGGGCTATGATTAAAAGGAATGGCAAGGATTACCAGGCTTGTGCTGGCTCATGTGTCGGCCTGCCTCGGGGAGAGGAAATGGAGgtggtgggtgtgtttgtggattatgaggagggtttggtctccttttatgatgCTAAGGCCAGGTCTCTTATCTACTCTATAACTGGTCAGTCTTTCACTGAGAAACTTTATCCATTCTTCAGTCCAGGTTTAAATTTCAACTATGAAAACTCAGCACCAATGATCATCTCTGAAGTAAATGAGTACTTGATTTTACTGAGAAAATGTTTCTCCATgggggacacagtggcttag